A genomic segment from Syntrophotalea acetylenivorans encodes:
- a CDS encoding substrate-binding domain-containing protein has product MKSIFRLSIVTLTLLAFFCTGALAMERLKLSTTTSTDNSGLLDALLPTFEKKYDCKVDVIAVGTGKAIKLAVAGDVDVTMVHARSKEDKFVADGNGVNRRDVMYNDFVVIGPQNDPAGIKSAKTAAEAFEKLAAAKAKFISRGDDSGTHTKEKNLWKAAGVAPAGDWYIEAGQGMGKVITMANELQGYTITDRGTFIAYQDKIELPVLFAGDAALFNPYGVIAVNPKLHPHVNYDLAMSFIAFLTGPEGQKAIADFRKNGQPLFFIYD; this is encoded by the coding sequence ATGAAATCGATCTTTCGACTGTCAATTGTTACCCTGACCCTGTTGGCCTTTTTCTGCACCGGCGCCCTGGCCATGGAGCGCCTGAAGCTGTCCACCACCACTTCGACTGACAACTCCGGTCTGCTCGATGCACTGCTGCCCACTTTTGAAAAAAAGTATGACTGCAAGGTTGACGTTATCGCTGTCGGTACCGGCAAGGCGATCAAACTGGCTGTTGCCGGCGACGTAGACGTGACCATGGTTCATGCCCGTTCTAAAGAAGACAAATTTGTTGCCGACGGCAACGGTGTAAACCGCCGCGACGTTATGTACAACGACTTTGTGGTCATCGGTCCCCAAAACGACCCGGCAGGCATCAAGTCGGCCAAGACCGCTGCCGAAGCTTTTGAAAAGCTTGCTGCCGCCAAGGCCAAGTTTATCTCCCGTGGTGACGACTCCGGTACCCACACCAAAGAAAAAAATCTCTGGAAAGCAGCCGGTGTTGCTCCTGCCGGTGACTGGTACATCGAAGCAGGTCAGGGCATGGGTAAGGTTATCACCATGGCTAACGAACTGCAGGGTTACACCATTACCGACCGTGGCACTTTCATCGCCTATCAGGACAAGATCGAACTGCCGGTTCTGTTTGCCGGCGACGCCGCCCTGTTTAACCCCTATGGCGTGATTGCCGTCAATCCGAAACTGCACCCCCATGTCAACTACGACCTGGCGATGTCCTTCATTGCCTTCCTGACCGGCCCCGAAGGCCAGAAAGCCATTGCTGACTTCCGTAAGAACGGTCAGCCCCTGTTCTTCATCTACGACTAA
- a CDS encoding helix-turn-helix transcriptional regulator, producing the protein MDKLLSTKQVAQLLGVNEKMVYTLITEKGLPATKITGKWLFPRHLVEQWVESRTINVPQSETASLRSGQLMVAGSDDVLFERTLNLFMRLNNGYLATFGIFGSLGGLKALRRGLCHMATSHLAEEDGRDFNFSFAASELDSLPAVVNFCRREQGLAVAKGNPLGISGVADIVAKKLTVVNRSLDTSTRILFDRELQKAGLQSAKIKGYGHEVARHFDIGLEVLCGQADLGPTIRPVAALLGLDFISLGWERFDLLVPKEHFFDQGVQLFLGLLHEPEFRALVDYLPGYDLELTGKMVYPNEGR; encoded by the coding sequence ATGGATAAGCTTTTATCCACCAAACAGGTCGCCCAGCTCCTTGGGGTCAACGAAAAGATGGTTTATACGTTGATCACCGAAAAAGGACTGCCCGCGACCAAGATTACCGGCAAGTGGCTGTTCCCTCGCCATCTGGTCGAGCAGTGGGTCGAGAGTCGAACCATTAATGTTCCTCAGTCGGAAACGGCTTCTTTACGCTCCGGTCAGCTGATGGTGGCTGGTAGCGATGATGTCCTTTTCGAACGAACCCTTAACCTCTTTATGCGTCTGAATAACGGCTACCTGGCGACCTTCGGTATTTTCGGCAGCCTCGGTGGCCTTAAAGCCTTGAGGCGCGGCCTCTGTCACATGGCTACCAGCCATCTGGCTGAAGAAGATGGGCGGGATTTCAACTTTTCTTTTGCCGCCAGCGAGCTCGATTCGTTGCCGGCCGTGGTTAATTTCTGCCGTCGTGAGCAAGGGCTGGCGGTGGCCAAGGGCAATCCCCTGGGCATTAGCGGTGTCGCCGATATCGTGGCAAAGAAGCTGACGGTGGTGAATCGTTCCCTGGACACCAGCACACGAATTTTATTCGATCGCGAGTTGCAAAAAGCCGGTCTGCAGTCCGCCAAGATCAAAGGCTACGGCCATGAAGTGGCCCGCCATTTCGACATCGGCCTTGAGGTGCTTTGCGGTCAAGCCGATCTCGGCCCGACCATCCGTCCGGTAGCGGCTCTACTCGGCCTCGACTTTATTTCTCTTGGCTGGGAGCGTTTTGATTTGCTGGTGCCCAAAGAACATTTTTTTGATCAGGGAGTGCAACTTTTCCTCGGATTGCTGCACGAGCCCGAATTTCGTGCCTTGGTCGATTACCTGCCAGGGTATGATCTGGAGCTAACCGGCAAGATGGTCTATCCCAACGAAGGGCGGTAA
- a CDS encoding efflux RND transporter periplasmic adaptor subunit, which yields MSRTTVLKVVLPFLVLGVGVAILMALFASRQAPVKEVREFAGVLVETVTVQRGDHIVTVAATGTVQARQQTEIVAQVSGRVTKLADEFIAGGMFGKGDILFLLEDIDYRLAVEQAEADLAAAELELAMVKGRARVARDEWQRLQMGKGDPNPLVLYEPQLKNAEGRVTAAKAALKQAGINLQRTEVRAPFNCLVLSEGIDLGQYVRAGATVGTLLGTDTAEIVVPLPLDALPWLDIPRGAGQGAAATVRFVAGTLNYDWPGKVVRTLGEVDPLGRMARVVVAVDDPYLRQQPATDERPPLAVGSFVDLELQGKQLPAVSVLPRRALRDDNTVWIVDSDSLLHIRSVQVLRRERDSVIIGSGLQDGERVIVSALAGAAEGLKVRVRGEEAGT from the coding sequence ATGAGTCGAACAACTGTGCTGAAAGTAGTATTGCCTTTTCTGGTGCTGGGGGTCGGTGTGGCCATACTGATGGCGCTTTTTGCCAGCCGTCAGGCTCCGGTCAAGGAAGTTAGGGAGTTTGCCGGAGTGTTGGTGGAAACGGTGACGGTGCAGCGTGGCGATCATATCGTGACGGTAGCTGCCACCGGTACCGTACAGGCCCGCCAGCAGACCGAAATCGTTGCCCAGGTGAGCGGTCGGGTCACCAAGTTGGCCGATGAATTTATTGCCGGGGGCATGTTTGGAAAGGGAGACATCCTCTTTCTGCTTGAAGATATCGATTATCGTCTGGCGGTCGAACAAGCCGAGGCCGACTTGGCAGCTGCCGAGCTGGAATTGGCCATGGTAAAGGGGCGGGCGCGCGTGGCCCGTGACGAGTGGCAGCGTCTGCAAATGGGGAAGGGGGATCCCAACCCGCTGGTGCTTTACGAGCCGCAGCTCAAGAACGCCGAGGGGCGAGTGACTGCCGCTAAAGCCGCTTTAAAACAGGCGGGAATCAATCTGCAACGAACCGAAGTGCGTGCTCCCTTCAACTGCCTGGTTCTCAGTGAGGGTATCGACCTTGGGCAGTATGTGCGGGCGGGGGCCACCGTCGGTACCTTGCTCGGTACCGATACGGCTGAGATTGTGGTGCCGCTCCCTCTGGATGCTTTGCCCTGGCTGGATATCCCCCGTGGCGCTGGTCAGGGAGCGGCGGCTACGGTACGTTTTGTCGCGGGGACGCTGAATTATGATTGGCCGGGAAAAGTGGTGCGGACTCTGGGAGAGGTCGATCCCTTGGGCCGCATGGCTCGAGTGGTGGTGGCGGTCGACGATCCCTATCTACGGCAACAGCCGGCGACTGATGAACGTCCACCGTTGGCTGTCGGCAGCTTTGTCGATTTGGAACTGCAGGGAAAGCAATTGCCTGCGGTAAGCGTCCTGCCCCGTCGCGCCTTGCGGGACGACAATACGGTCTGGATAGTCGATTCGGATTCTCTGTTGCATATTCGCTCTGTGCAGGTGCTGCGCCGCGAACGAGATTCGGTCATTATAGGGAGCGGCCTGCAGGACGGTGAGCGGGTTATCGTTAGCGCCCTGGCTGGTGCGGCCGAAGGTCTCAAGGTGCGAGTGCGTGGGGAGGAGGCCGGAACATGA
- a CDS encoding PP2C family protein-serine/threonine phosphatase: MANSTTIDLDLDLASKVQRLLFPKSSPSCDWCCMGVKNRMALGLGGDFFEFIALPDGCQVVFLGDVTGHGLQASVVMSLLYGYLHRASTSGCLPKQIVAEANAFLQFFAKRSRKFDHYFSATLFFSIIDPASLMMIYVNAGHVAPLVRRGDEVFALQPTASPLGYFSDPELEVETFQFEADDRLLLYTDGISDSFNARGQSFGSERIEQLLLNHPDPHLDFLDRLFDALREFGAPDPPDDDCTAIVIDLHDRLLLADK, from the coding sequence ATGGCGAATTCAACGACCATCGATCTTGACCTCGACCTGGCCAGCAAGGTCCAGCGATTGCTCTTTCCCAAGAGTTCACCGTCCTGCGACTGGTGTTGCATGGGGGTCAAAAACCGCATGGCACTGGGATTGGGCGGCGATTTTTTTGAATTCATTGCATTGCCCGACGGTTGCCAGGTAGTTTTCCTCGGCGATGTCACCGGTCATGGCTTGCAGGCGTCCGTAGTGATGTCCTTGCTTTACGGTTATCTGCACCGGGCTTCGACCAGCGGCTGTCTACCGAAGCAGATCGTGGCCGAAGCCAATGCCTTTTTGCAGTTTTTTGCGAAACGCTCGCGCAAGTTTGATCACTATTTTTCGGCCACTCTTTTTTTCAGTATCATCGATCCGGCCAGCCTGATGATGATTTATGTCAACGCCGGCCATGTGGCTCCTTTGGTGAGGCGGGGCGATGAAGTCTTCGCCCTGCAACCGACCGCCTCGCCCCTCGGATACTTCAGTGACCCGGAATTAGAGGTAGAGACCTTTCAATTCGAAGCCGATGACCGCCTGCTGCTTTATACCGATGGCATCAGCGACAGCTTCAATGCCAGAGGACAGTCTTTTGGCAGCGAACGTATCGAACAGCTGTTGCTGAATCATCCCGACCCGCATCTGGACTTTCTCGATCGCTTGTTTGACGCCTTGCGAGAGTTCGGTGCCCCCGACCCGCCCGATGATGACTGTACGGCCATTGTCATCGATCTGCATGATCGACTTTTACTCGCGGATAAATAG
- the ttcA gene encoding tRNA 2-thiocytidine(32) synthetase TtcA, translating into MAIIEDRLFRKIRKQVGKAIGDFDLIEEGDRIAVAVSGGKDSYTLLHILDSLRRRAPVRYELITVNVHPGFPGYRTEPLAQHLKEYGFANRMELTDCYQIIETKRRPGSSYCSFCARLRRGVLYSVMDELGCNKLALGHHADDFIETLLLNQFFVGTLKAMSPKLQADNGRHTVIRPLVYVEERDIVEFSYANDFPTIACACPAGSDGDRNRRRMKRLIKDLSGDIPHLRGSLLGALGNIQPRHLLDKRFTEF; encoded by the coding sequence TTGGCCATCATCGAAGATCGTCTCTTTCGTAAAATCAGAAAACAGGTCGGCAAGGCTATAGGTGATTTCGATCTCATTGAAGAAGGGGATCGCATCGCGGTGGCCGTCTCCGGTGGCAAGGACAGCTATACCTTGCTGCACATCCTCGATAGTTTGCGCCGCCGGGCGCCGGTCCGCTACGAGCTGATCACGGTTAACGTCCACCCCGGCTTTCCCGGTTACCGCACGGAACCGCTGGCTCAGCATCTGAAGGAATATGGTTTCGCCAACCGTATGGAGCTGACCGACTGCTATCAGATTATCGAAACCAAGCGCCGGCCCGGTTCTTCCTACTGTTCTTTCTGCGCCCGCCTGCGGCGCGGGGTGCTCTACTCGGTGATGGATGAGTTAGGTTGCAACAAGCTGGCTCTCGGCCATCATGCGGACGATTTTATCGAGACCCTGCTTCTTAACCAGTTTTTTGTCGGCACCCTTAAAGCCATGAGCCCTAAACTGCAGGCCGATAACGGTCGGCATACGGTGATTCGGCCGTTGGTTTACGTCGAAGAGCGGGATATTGTCGAGTTCAGTTACGCCAATGATTTTCCGACGATCGCCTGCGCCTGTCCGGCTGGCAGCGACGGTGATCGTAATCGCCGGCGGATGAAGCGGCTGATCAAGGATCTGAGCGGCGATATACCTCATTTGCGAGGCAGTCTGCTCGGCGCCTTGGGTAATATACAACCCCGCCATCTGCTGGATAAGCGATTCACTGAGTTCTAG
- a CDS encoding insulinase family protein, with protein MMDCEWQAGQRRHGFIVTGVTPLAELNLTLVELRHERLGSRMVHLACEDDNNLFGVGFRTTPGDSSGVAHILEHTVLCGSRRYPVRDPFFTMLKRSLNTFMNALTSSDWTLYPFSSQNRKDFYNLMGIYLDAAFFPLLRERDFRQEGHRLEYTEAADASSPLAFKGVVYNEMKGAMADPGSLLHRRLTKALFPTTTYGFNSGGEPEAILDLTHEQLVDFHRSYYHPANAYFFSYGNLPLEEHLAVIEEQVLQRFEPLEVDTAVPDEVRFKAPQRVTEGFPIAEGESLSQRSMVQVAWLTCPLSDSFENLALSLLSQLLLGNPAAPLYKALIESGLGQNLAPGTGYHDDQRETFLAAGLQGTDPEQLDAIEELVLKTLEQTAEEGFSSDRVEAAIHQLELSHREVVGDQYPYALLLLMRMFGPWLHNDDPVSPLLLDANLARLRQELDAGPFFENLIRRQLLDNPHRVTLLLQPDAKLKERQEEDLNNRLQDISSKLSAADRQELVRLGKELQQAQEEEEDLSCLPTLELSDIPATERPVPCQEEQLAGCSLYRFPQPTNGIGYFTTSLVMNDLPADLLPLVPLFGTLLPKIGAAGHSYLQMAERISASTGGVQASGTVICDPNSLEDFQLAFEVRSKALLRNQQAMYEILTDLFTAPDFSDLQRLHTVINQLSVSLENGVPGAGHSYAARSAGAALSSCGRLREEWGGLHLVREVKKLAALQPEQLAEFAGRMQRLAELVLCRSRLRCSVTAEEQAFAVIDAPLQAFLAAIPAGDEPTGKPVELAVGEAAVGWAAAVPVSYVARVFPTVPMTHADAAGLLVLAKLLRACYLHREVREKGGAYGGMATYDAQLGLFSMLSYRDPHLLRTLQVYRDATEWAAAGSFNDEDIREAILAVFGNLDRPVSPAGKGQRGFGYRLQGLSAASRQALRQGILAVDRATLMRLVETYLLSGWDASAVGVVSAEGLLQEANKELGEKGLRLETI; from the coding sequence ATGATGGATTGTGAATGGCAGGCTGGTCAGCGGCGGCACGGGTTTATTGTCACCGGCGTCACCCCTTTGGCCGAGCTGAACCTGACTCTTGTCGAGCTGCGTCATGAGCGACTCGGTTCCCGGATGGTCCATCTGGCCTGCGAGGACGATAATAATCTCTTCGGGGTCGGTTTCCGTACCACGCCGGGCGACTCGTCAGGGGTGGCCCATATCCTGGAGCATACTGTGTTATGCGGCTCCCGGCGTTATCCGGTGCGGGATCCCTTTTTCACCATGCTCAAACGCAGTCTTAACACCTTTATGAACGCCCTGACTTCCAGCGACTGGACTCTCTATCCCTTCTCTTCCCAGAATCGCAAGGATTTTTACAACCTGATGGGTATCTACCTTGACGCCGCCTTTTTCCCTCTACTGCGGGAACGGGATTTTCGTCAGGAAGGTCACCGTCTGGAGTATACCGAAGCGGCCGATGCCAGCTCGCCGTTGGCCTTCAAGGGGGTGGTTTATAACGAAATGAAAGGCGCCATGGCCGACCCCGGTTCTTTGTTGCACCGGCGTCTGACCAAGGCCCTGTTTCCGACGACTACCTACGGTTTTAACTCCGGAGGAGAGCCGGAAGCCATTCTCGACCTGACCCATGAGCAGCTGGTCGACTTCCATCGTAGCTACTATCATCCCGCCAACGCCTATTTCTTCAGTTATGGCAATCTGCCTCTGGAGGAGCACCTGGCCGTGATCGAGGAACAGGTCCTGCAGCGTTTCGAGCCGCTCGAAGTCGATACGGCCGTGCCTGACGAGGTGCGGTTTAAAGCGCCGCAGCGCGTCACCGAAGGATTTCCCATTGCGGAGGGCGAATCGCTGAGCCAGCGTTCCATGGTTCAGGTGGCCTGGCTGACCTGCCCCCTTTCTGACAGTTTTGAAAATCTCGCTCTAAGTTTGCTCTCCCAATTGTTGCTCGGCAACCCGGCTGCGCCGTTGTACAAGGCCCTGATCGAGTCTGGGCTCGGACAAAATCTGGCGCCGGGTACCGGCTATCACGATGACCAGCGGGAGACTTTCCTGGCGGCTGGCTTGCAGGGCACCGACCCGGAGCAGCTCGACGCCATTGAGGAACTGGTGCTGAAAACCCTAGAGCAGACGGCTGAAGAGGGGTTCAGTTCCGATCGGGTCGAAGCCGCGATTCATCAGCTGGAACTCTCCCACCGTGAAGTAGTCGGCGATCAGTATCCCTACGCTCTGTTGTTGCTCATGCGCATGTTTGGTCCCTGGCTGCACAATGACGATCCCGTTTCGCCACTGCTGCTGGATGCTAATTTAGCCAGGCTGCGGCAAGAATTGGATGCCGGGCCCTTCTTCGAAAATCTGATTCGTCGCCAACTGCTGGATAATCCGCATCGGGTTACCCTGCTGCTGCAGCCCGATGCGAAGTTGAAGGAACGGCAGGAAGAGGATTTGAACAATCGCCTGCAAGATATCTCCTCAAAACTCAGCGCTGCCGATCGTCAGGAACTGGTCCGATTAGGCAAGGAGCTGCAGCAGGCGCAGGAGGAGGAAGAGGATCTGTCCTGCCTGCCGACTCTGGAGCTGAGCGATATCCCGGCGACGGAACGTCCCGTGCCCTGCCAGGAGGAGCAACTTGCCGGTTGCTCCCTGTACCGTTTTCCCCAACCGACCAACGGTATCGGTTACTTCACCACCAGCCTGGTAATGAATGATCTGCCGGCAGATCTGCTTCCCCTGGTTCCCCTGTTCGGTACTTTGCTGCCCAAGATTGGTGCGGCCGGTCACAGCTATCTGCAGATGGCCGAACGGATTTCTGCTTCGACTGGCGGGGTTCAGGCCAGCGGCACGGTGATCTGCGATCCTAACTCCCTTGAAGACTTCCAGTTGGCTTTCGAGGTGAGAAGCAAGGCTTTGCTGCGCAATCAGCAGGCGATGTATGAGATCCTGACCGATCTCTTCACCGCTCCCGATTTCAGTGATTTGCAGCGATTGCATACGGTAATCAACCAACTGAGTGTTTCCCTGGAAAATGGTGTTCCCGGGGCCGGCCACAGCTACGCGGCCCGCAGTGCCGGAGCGGCTCTGTCGTCCTGTGGCCGTTTGAGGGAGGAGTGGGGTGGCCTGCACTTGGTACGGGAGGTCAAAAAGCTGGCGGCTCTACAGCCCGAGCAATTGGCTGAGTTTGCCGGTCGCATGCAGCGTCTGGCCGAGCTGGTGCTGTGTCGTTCGCGGCTGCGTTGCTCGGTGACCGCTGAGGAACAGGCCTTTGCTGTCATCGATGCTCCTTTGCAAGCCTTTCTTGCGGCGATTCCCGCTGGCGATGAGCCGACGGGAAAACCTGTGGAGTTGGCCGTTGGCGAGGCGGCAGTGGGCTGGGCGGCTGCGGTGCCTGTTTCTTACGTGGCTCGAGTGTTCCCGACGGTGCCCATGACTCATGCCGATGCCGCCGGCTTGCTGGTTTTGGCTAAGTTGTTGCGTGCTTGTTATCTACATCGCGAGGTGCGGGAGAAGGGAGGTGCTTATGGCGGTATGGCCACCTACGATGCCCAGTTGGGACTTTTCTCCATGCTTTCTTACCGGGATCCCCATCTGCTGCGAACCCTGCAGGTGTATCGCGATGCTACGGAGTGGGCGGCGGCTGGATCCTTTAACGATGAAGATATCCGCGAGGCCATTCTGGCGGTGTTTGGCAACCTTGATCGACCGGTTTCGCCAGCGGGCAAAGGCCAGCGCGGTTTCGGCTACCGGTTACAGGGACTCAGTGCCGCGAGCCGGCAGGCTCTGCGCCAGGGAATTCTGGCCGTCGACCGGGCTACTTTAATGCGGCTGGTCGAGACCTATTTGCTCTCCGGTTGGGATGCCAGCGCCGTAGGCGTGGTCTCGGCGGAAGGACTGTTGCAAGAGGCCAACAAAGAACTCGGAGAGAAGGGGCTCAGGCTGGAAACTATCTGA